The Amblyraja radiata isolate CabotCenter1 chromosome 1, sAmbRad1.1.pri, whole genome shotgun sequence genome contains a region encoding:
- the LOC116987980 gene encoding uncharacterized protein LOC116987980, with amino-acid sequence MTSGRVVPWNQHELKRTETIQHFVNQFSKWQCRMTGYIRELQEIANSIDRYHKGATIANVTGSSAGAVGGVLTFAGIIAAPFTAGSSLILTAVGASIGGAGVVTNLTASITEYVTRSKMQKRVDEIIRQYKNDWKVISAHLTNIDSNLQFLCLLSEEENTECDCNEGTTGDCQRNSKVKQVTSKHRENYLPKVKDRLYLQGVREERNIFNKCRKKYFDEVKAGLQSGSIGVNTFKLTASIMGKQVLRKSPGLSKLAEKLTSLSRNVRRTQYALETGKVKQLLYGTPLALSKTTRAVSGVVGALFIVWDIYSITKDSIELSKGSKTEVAKKLRDDAQKIDDALNLYEDICQFLKRFLRETGTLDISSGIGLRS; translated from the exons atgacctcaggcagggtggttccaTG GAACCAACATGAACTAAAGAGAACAGAAACCATACAACACTTTGTAAATCAGTTTTCTAAGTGGCAATGTCGAATGACGGGATACATACGTGAACTACAAGAGATTGCAAACAGTATTGATCGGTATCACAAAGGTGCCACAATTGCAAATGTCACAGGGTCTTCTGCAGGTGCTGTAGGAGGTGTGCTTACGTTTGCAGGAATAATTGCTGCGCCTTTCACTGCTGGCAGCTCCCTGATACTCACCGCAGTGGGAGCGAGCATAGGAGGAGCTGGTGTTGTCACTAACTTGACAGCTAGCATCACTGAATATGTTACACGGTCAAAGATGCAGAAAAGGGTAGATGAGATCATCAGACAATATAAAAATGATTGGAAAGTTATATCAGCACACTTGACGAACATCGACAGTAATCTccagttcctgtgtcttcttagtGAGGAAGAAAATACCGAATGTGATTGTAATGAAGGCACAACAGGGGATTGTCAAAGGAACAGCAAAGTAAAGCAAGTCACCAGTAAACACAGGGAAAATTATTTGCCCAAAGTTAAAGATAGATTATATTTACAAGGGGTTAGGGAGGAAAGGAATATTTTCAACAAATGCAGGAAAAAGTATTTTGATGAAGTTAAAGCTGGATTACAATCTGGTTCCATCGGCGTTAACACATTTAAACTGACAGCATCAATCATGGGCAAACAAGTCTTACGCAAATCTCCTGGCCTTAGCAAACTAGCTGAGAAGTTGACATCTCTGAGTCGCAATGTTCGAAGAACACAGTATGCCCTGGAAACTGGGAAAGTGAAACAACTGCTTTATGGAACTCCTCTAGCTTTGTCCAAAACTACAAGAGCTGTTTCAGGAGTTGTGGGAGCACTCTTTATAGTGTGGGATATCTACTCTATAACTAAGGATTCTATTGAGCTGAGCAAAGGAAGTAAAACTGAAGTAGCTAAAAAGTTACGAGATGATGCTCAGAAGATAGATGATGCGTTAAACCTGTATGAGGACATATGCCAGTTTCTAAAAAGGTTCTTGAGAGAGACTGGGACATTGGATATTTCCAGTGGCATTGGACTTAGATCATAG